Below is a genomic region from Deltaproteobacteria bacterium.
TCGCTCATGGTGTTGGAGAATCATATCGGCCAAAGGCCAGGGGGATTCCACTTCTTTCAGGATCGCATAACCATATTTGGAGTGTTCCTTGATCAAAGAAAATTCTATCGCACTGAGCTTGGTCGGTTTGCTCAGGATCTCCGCCGGTACCGATAACTTACCGATATCATGGATGGCGCCGGCCATCCGGATGCCTTCTATCCTATCCTGAGGAAGCCCCATCTCCGAGGCAATGGCCCTGGCCAAATCCGTGGTCCTTTTCTGGTGACCGGCCGTATAGGGGTCTTTGGTCTCTACAGCCGCCACCATCACCTGAATGGTGGTCCCGATGGCCTTCCGAAGGCTTTCCAGGGACTCACTGAGTTTTTTTTCTGCTTCCTTGCGCCGGGTAATATCTTCGGAGAGGCCTTCGTAGAACAGAATTTTCCCCATCGAATCATATACTGCCCGGGCATTAATGGAAATCCAGAAGGGCGTTCCGTCTTTCCGTTTCAGATGCAGTTCATAGTCTTTGACCTCGCCCTTTTCTTCCAGGATACGGCTATATTCCCGGCGCTGCTCCGGGTCGACATAAATCTGTTTGGCAATATCGGTGACGGTTTCAATCAGCTCTTCCGGGGAACCGTACCCATATAAGCGGGCCAAGGCCGGATTGGCTGTCAGGAAACGCCCATCCGGAGTCGCTTGGAAGATGCCTTCGACGGCATTATTGAAGATGTTGCGATACTTTTCCTCGCTGGCCAGTAGTGCCCTCTCCGCCTCTTCCTTGGCCAGGCGTGCCTTTTTCTGCTCCAGGGCTTCCAGGACGGCAAAAGGCAGCCTTCTGATGCGTTCCTTGATGACGTAATCGGTGGCCCCGACTTTCATACAATCAACGGCCGTCTCTTCATTAGTCGAGCCGGTCAGGATGATAAAAGGAATGTCCGGACCATGTTTCAAAGAGAGCTTCAAAGCCGTCAGGCCATCGAATTCCGGCATGGAATAGTCCGAGATGATCAGATCGGGCCGGAATTCTTCAAGCGCTTTTAGAAACTCTTCCTTGGTTTCCACCCGGATGGAGGTGAAATGGAGCCCTTCGTTTCGAAGTTCCCACTCGGCCAATTCCGCATCGGCGGGGAGATCTTCCACAAAAAGAATTCGAATCAGGTCTTCGTTAATCATAGGGTTTCCTCCTATTGCCTGCTGCCCTGTTTCGTATATCGTATTTTGTGAAGCGTATTTCGTACGTTACCCTTCACACCGATAACGTAAAACAAAACGTCGCTCCTGCACTCACCTTTCCTTCGGCCCAAACCTTCCCGCCTTGGCGGATGAAGATCTAAGGAAAGATTATTAGCCGATTAATGATGGATTTTCAACTGGGAAATAGACCTCGTCTATCTCGCCTGACAGACCTCTCTACGATGAACAGAAGGCTGAAATTTTGAGCTATTTTCTACTAAACATTCATGCCCGTCCCGAAGCGGGCACCATGAAGCATGAGGCATCCTCATCCAATCCGGGCATATCAAAGAACAGTTGTGGGCCCATTTGAAAACGACGGGGAACGAAAGCCCCGGGATGAAGGACCACAGACAGGGGTTTGGGGGCCTCTTTTAGAAAGTCCGGGAGACCACCGAAATGGTCAAAATGGCCGTGGCTCAAAACAACGGCCTCGACCTTTTTGACATCCAGCCCGATTTCCCCCATCATCACGGCCTTGCTGGAGGCCAGCATTTGAATGTTATGGAGAAGGCAGGCCGCCCGAAATGCCGCCATCGAATAATATCGTATGCTCATTTACACCATAGGAAAGCTATTAGGACATTCCACCGTTCAAATGAGCGCACGTTATGCACACCTGGGGCCGGGAGCTATGCAAGAGGCCGTTAAGCGGCTTCCGAGCTTGACCATCACGGACC
It encodes:
- a CDS encoding HD domain-containing protein — its product is MINEDLIRILFVEDLPADAELAEWELRNEGLHFTSIRVETKEEFLKALEEFRPDLIISDYSMPEFDGLTALKLSLKHGPDIPFIILTGSTNEETAVDCMKVGATDYVIKERIRRLPFAVLEALEQKKARLAKEEAERALLASEEKYRNIFNNAVEGIFQATPDGRFLTANPALARLYGYGSPEELIETVTDIAKQIYVDPEQRREYSRILEEKGEVKDYELHLKRKDGTPFWISINARAVYDSMGKILFYEGLSEDITRRKEAEKKLSESLESLRKAIGTTIQVMVAAVETKDPYTAGHQKRTTDLARAIASEMGLPQDRIEGIRMAGAIHDIGKLSVPAEILSKPTKLSAIEFSLIKEHSKYGYAILKEVESPWPLADMILQHHERMDGSGYPQGLKGEDILLEARIIAVADVVEAIASFRPYRPALGIEAALEEIEKNAGVMYDKEVVVSCLRLFRERGFGFE
- a CDS encoding MBL fold metallo-hydrolase, with protein sequence MAAFRAACLLHNIQMLASSKAVMMGEIGLDVKKVEAVVLSHGHFDHFGGLPDFLKEAPKPLSVVLHPGAFVPRRFQMGPQLFFDMPGLDEDASCFMVPASGRA